A part of Mustela erminea isolate mMusErm1 chromosome 9, mMusErm1.Pri, whole genome shotgun sequence genomic DNA contains:
- the SPTY2D1OS gene encoding putative transmembrane protein SPTY2D1OS, producing MIVLGWMLFVGLACYMGTFPEFMPPTLKWKEKWSVQEDKTRLRSQTLEDPQL from the exons ATGATTGTACTTGGCTGGATGCTTTTTGTTGGACTTGCATGTTACATGGGCACATTTCCGGAGTTCATG CCTCCAACTCTGAAGTGGAAAGAGAAGTGGTCTGTTCAGGAGGACAAGACACGACTGAGGAGCCAGACCTTGGAAGACCCGCAGCTCTGA